From the genome of Hymenobacter sp. PAMC 26628, one region includes:
- the dtd gene encoding D-aminoacyl-tRNA deacylase: MRLVVQRVRSAQVTVAEAVTGRIGPGLLVLAGFAPTDGPAQLAWGARKLVQLRIFADEVGQMNRSVLDAGGEVLVVSQFTLLADARKGNRPSYVGAAPPAVAEPLYQQFVALVAELLGRPVPTGIFGADMQVSLVNDGPVTIVLDSPTG; encoded by the coding sequence ATGCGCCTTGTCGTTCAGCGCGTTCGCAGCGCGCAGGTTACCGTGGCGGAGGCCGTTACGGGCCGCATTGGGCCGGGCCTGCTGGTGCTGGCTGGCTTCGCCCCCACCGACGGCCCTGCCCAATTGGCCTGGGGGGCCCGCAAGCTGGTGCAGCTCCGCATTTTTGCTGACGAGGTGGGCCAGATGAACCGCAGCGTGCTCGACGCCGGTGGCGAAGTACTGGTGGTGAGCCAGTTCACCCTGCTCGCCGACGCCCGCAAGGGCAACCGCCCCAGCTACGTGGGCGCCGCCCCGCCGGCCGTGGCCGAGCCGCTGTACCAACAATTTGTGGCCCTGGTGGCCGAGCTACTGGGCCGCCCGGTACCCACCGGCATTTTCGGGGCCGATATGCAGGTGAGCCTCGTGAACGACGGTCCCGTTACCATCGTGCTCGACTCGCCCACCGGGTAG